The sequence below is a genomic window from bacterium BMS3Abin08.
TGACAGATAAAGAGACTGACTTTATACACAGACACTAAAGTCTGTTTATAAATTACAGTCATTAGTCGTTCCCGCAATCCCAAACGCTTTCGGGAGCCGGAAATCCTTCTTAAAGAACGATTCCGGACAAGCCGGAATGACGGAAAAACGAATGCTCTGCGCTTTGCCCTATGCGCTATGCGCTTTGAACGATTCCCCGAACGCTTTCGCGGGAATGACGGAAAAATGACAACTGTTTGACTTTTTACACAGACTCTAAATAGAGTAAGGACTGTGGAGGTTACATGGCCCTGCTGATTATAGACGGTTATAACGTGATAGGCATACATCACAGGGACCTCGATGCCAGGAGGAAGGCCCTCATAAGGATGCTGATCGACTACCGGAGGATCAGGGGGCACAGCATCACGCTGGTGTTTGACGGACATGGGGGGTTTTCCGCAAGGGAGAACGTAAAGAGTGAAGGGGGAATCAGGATAATTTACTCGAGGATTTCCAGGAAGGCCGATGATGTAATAAAGGAGATTATAAAAAAGGGAGAGGGGAGCTTTATCGTTGTCAGTTCCGACAGGGAGATTGCCGACTATGCCTGGGGCCACGGTTCCGTGCCGGTGAGTTCCGACGACTTTCTCGATAAACTCGAAGTGGTCTCAGGCGATGAAGGAGCAGGTGGCGGTGTTCCTGAGGAGATGGATGCTGTGGAGGAGAAGTTCATTATGGATGAGTCCCCGGAGATGGAGGGTTCCTCTGGTAGAAGGATAAAGGGGAGGGCCTACACACCAACGAAACGGCAGAAGGCTGTGCGGAGGGCGCTGAAAAAGCTCTGAAGGGACCTTGTGCCCCATGAGTTGTTATTCGGGAAAGGCCGTTTTGTTCTCGACGGCTGAAGGGATCTTGATCGATGAACTCCGGAGCCCTTTAAGGAAATGCCTGAGGGAATCCCTGTCTTCCCTTTCAATCTTCGTAAACTTAAAGCCATACCGGTGGTAGCCGTTGTTCCGATGGGAAAGCCACATGACCTTTGCAGTTGCCCTGAAGGGTATGACATTTCCACCCACCGGCAATTTTATCGTGACATCCAGTTCCTCGTTCCGGAAAACGAGTGTTTCCAGCAAAGCCGA
It includes:
- a CDS encoding YacP-like NYN domain protein yields the protein MALLIIDGYNVIGIHHRDLDARRKALIRMLIDYRRIRGHSITLVFDGHGGFSARENVKSEGGIRIIYSRISRKADDVIKEIIKKGEGSFIVVSSDREIADYAWGHGSVPVSSDDFLDKLEVVSGDEGAGGGVPEEMDAVEEKFIMDESPEMEGSSGRRIKGRAYTPTKRQKAVRRALKKL